In the Larus michahellis chromosome 6, bLarMic1.1, whole genome shotgun sequence genome, one interval contains:
- the LOC141745186 gene encoding sentrin-specific protease 2-like isoform X1 has product MEGGGTLRIVTSAAGRRGAYVRTAAGGPRRRPRHRCPPPRAARRPRRPPRGHPRVFDVSENGQKPGEVATVGKLQRKATKRPRASVRDDAPSRESGEESIFSEPPAKRPRWCMEEGGTLRIVTDALRSLSLCDKTIPRLSTSQRGKQDIKPASGSVLTPRPPIKERAAPERSTLEASKMGRLFCTAEEDVQRGEKVKHQKPLEPVKEEDAGSRPNPEPTRFRKVEAYSKEPVMTDPEETKGGGDVYPYATLRTGITWVDVCCPEPSQGDVVTRGSPPAEECLEEDGAVKQAVAVAGEQRGAQIAEGVLRQVPLAPTQAKKSPALAVKGKKVIRLRRIGKDFTPLTEAMEREVVAALGKGEPEEIMSSAFNLKVTREDVHTLRNGCWLNDEVINFYMGLVMERSKKAGYPSVHAFSSLFYEKLASGGYRTVRRLTRCVDVFQKDIIFVPINLSLHWALAVIDMRKKTVKYFDSRGQEGGDKICETLLKYLQEESREKRHVKLNVSEWTVHSMEPHEIPQQSNGSDCGVFTCKYADYICRDRPMTFTQIHMPYFRERMVWEILHQELL; this is encoded by the exons ATGGAAGGAGGAGGAACGCTACGGATTG ttACTTCCGCAGCAGGCCGGCGCGGGGCCTATGTACGAacggctgctgggggccctcggcgtCGTCCTCGCCACCGTTGcccaccgccccgcgccgcccgaaGGCCTCGTCGCCCTCCAAGAGGCCACCCCCGAG ttTTTGACGTCTCCGAGAATGGACAGAAACCTGGAGAAGTTGCCACTGTGGGAAAGTTGCAACGCAAGGCAACGAAACGCCCGAGAGCGTCAGTCAGGGACGATGCTCCGAGCAGAGAGTCTGGGGAAGAG tccATCTTTTCTGAGCCTCCAGCTAAAAGACCAAGATGGTGTATGGAAGAAGGAGGAACGCTACGGATTG ttACTGATGCCTTACGCTCACTGTCCCTTTGTGACAAGACAATTCCGCGTCTGAG CACAAGCCAGAGGGGCAAGCAGGACATCAAACCTGCCTCAGGCAGCGTCTTGACACCGAGGCCACCCATTAAGGAGCGCGCTGCGCCAGAACGCAGCACTTTGGAAGCCAGCAAAATGGGGAGGCTTTTCTGTACTGCTGAAGAG GATGTTCAGCGAGGAGAAAAGGTGAAACATCAAAAGCCTTTGGAACCAGTAAAGGAAGAAGATGCTGGAAGCCGTCCTAATCCAGAGCCGACAAGGTTCCGCAA GGTTGAAGCCTATTCCAAGGAACCTGTGATGACTGACCCggaagaaacaaaaggaggaggagatgtttATCCATATGCAACTCTGAGGACTG gtaTCACATGGGtggatgtttgctgcccagagccatctcaGGGCGATGTTGTGACCAG GGGCTCCCCGCCAGCAGAAGAATGTCTGGAAGAGGACGGAGCGgtgaaacaagctgttgcagttgcaggg gaacagcgtggagctCAGATTGCAGAAGGTGTGTTACGCCAAGTACCTCTGGCACCCACCcaggccaaaaagtcacccgcccttgccgtgaaaggaaagaaagtcatAAGGCTGAGAAGAATAGGAAAAGACTTTACTCcactcacagag gccatggagagagaggtcgttgccgcattaggcaaaggtgagccagaggagatcatgagcagtgccttcaaccTAAAGGTGACTCGTGAGGACGTCCACACCCTAAGGAACGGTTGCTGGCTAAATGATgag gtcattaatttctacatgggtcttgtgaTGGAGAGAAGTAAGAAGGCAGGATATCCATCAGTCCACGCTTTTAgttctttgttttatgaaaaactaGCTTCTGGGGGCTACAGAACAGTAAGAAGACTGACCCGATGCGTGGATGTCTTCCAGAAGGACATCATCTTCGTGCCCATTAACTTGAGCTTGCACTGGGCACTAGCG GTCATAGATATGAGAAAGAAGAccgtcaaatactttgactcccggGGACAAGAAGGAGGGGACAAGATTTGTGAGActttgct caaatacctgcaagaggAGAGCCgtgaaaaaagacacgtgaagctgaatgttTCGGAGTGGActgttcacagcatggagccacaC gaaatccctcagcaatcgaatggaagcgactgcggcgttttcacctgcaaatacgcagattacatctgcagagacagaccgatgacctttacacag atccaCATGCCATATTTCCGCGAGAGGATGGtctgggaaatactccatcaagagctgctgtga
- the LOC141745297 gene encoding sentrin-specific protease 2-like isoform X2: MEREVVAALGKGEPEEILSSAFKLRVTRQDVHTLRKLCWLNDEVINFYMGLVMERSKREGYPSVHAFSSFFYEKLASGGYKAVGRWTRRVDLFQRDIILVPINLRLHWTLAVIDTRKKTVKYYDSLGQGGDKICETLLKYLQEESREKRNMELNVSEWTVHSMEPHEIPQQSNGSDCGVFTCKYADYICRDRPMTFTQTHMPYFRKKMVWEILHQDLL, translated from the exons atggagagagaggtcgttgccgcattaggcaaaggtgagccagaggaGATcctgagcagtgccttcaaactaagggtcacGCGCCAGGACGTCCACACCCTAAGGAAGCTTTGCTGGCTAAATGATgag gtcatcaatttctacatgggtcttgtgaTGGAAAGAAGTAAGAGGGAAGGATATCCATCAGTCCACGCTTTTAGTTCGTTCTTTTACGAAAAACTTGCTTCTGGGGGCTACAAAGctgtaggaagatggaccaggcgtGTGGATCTCTTCCAGAGGGACAtcatcttagtgcccattaacttgcgttTGCACTGGACACTAGCG GTCAtagacaccagaaagaagaccgTCAAATACTACGACTCCCTGGGACAAGGAGGGGACAAGATTTGTGAGACTTTGCT caaatacctgcaagaggAGAGCcgtgaaaaaagaaacatggagCTGAATGTTTCGGAGTGGActgttcacagcatggagccacac gaaatccctcagcaatcaaacggaagcgactgcggcgttttcacctgcaaatacgcagattacatctgcagagacagaccgatgacctttacacag acccacatgccttacttccgtaAGAAGATGGtatgggaaatactccatcaggACCTGCTGTGA
- the LOC141745297 gene encoding sentrin-specific protease 2-like isoform X1, with product MEREVVAALGKGEPEEILSSAFKLRVTRQDVHTLRKLCWLNDEVINFYMGLVMERSKREGYPSVHAFSSFFYEKLASGGYKAVGRWTRRVDLFQRDIILVPINLRLHWTLAVIDTRKKTVKYYDSLGQGGDKICETLLKYLQEESREKRNMELNVSEWTVHSMEPHVSEHYLHLKCELELLVTKLLTLFHKARTLENSHKHLLLVPHGAASGPGNHAGMKSLRSASPCWLNTFFFFFFF from the exons atggagagagaggtcgttgccgcattaggcaaaggtgagccagaggaGATcctgagcagtgccttcaaactaagggtcacGCGCCAGGACGTCCACACCCTAAGGAAGCTTTGCTGGCTAAATGATgag gtcatcaatttctacatgggtcttgtgaTGGAAAGAAGTAAGAGGGAAGGATATCCATCAGTCCACGCTTTTAGTTCGTTCTTTTACGAAAAACTTGCTTCTGGGGGCTACAAAGctgtaggaagatggaccaggcgtGTGGATCTCTTCCAGAGGGACAtcatcttagtgcccattaacttgcgttTGCACTGGACACTAGCG GTCAtagacaccagaaagaagaccgTCAAATACTACGACTCCCTGGGACAAGGAGGGGACAAGATTTGTGAGACTTTGCT caaatacctgcaagaggAGAGCcgtgaaaaaagaaacatggagCTGAATGTTTCGGAGTGGActgttcacagcatggagccacacgtaagcgaacactacttgcacttgaaatgtgaactagaactccttgtcacgaAGCTCTTAACGCTTtttcataaggccaggactttagagaacagccataagcatctTCTTCTGGTCCCACATGGGGCTGCAAGTGGACCAGGAAACcatgctgggatgaaatctttgcgcagtgcctctccttgctggctgaatactttctttttttttttttttttttaa
- the LOC141745186 gene encoding sentrin-specific protease 2-like isoform X2: MEGGGTLRIVTSAAGRRGAYVRTAAGGPRRRPRHRCPPPRAARRPRRPPRGHPRVFDVSENGQKPGEVATVGKLQRKATKRPRASVRDDAPSRESGEESIFSEPPAKRPRWCMEEGGTLRIVTDALRSLSLCDKTIPRLSTSQRGKQDIKPASGSVLTPRPPIKERAAPERSTLEASKMGRLFCTAEEDVQRGEKVKHQKPLEPVKEEDAGSRPNPEPTRVEAYSKEPVMTDPEETKGGGDVYPYATLRTGITWVDVCCPEPSQGDVVTRGSPPAEECLEEDGAVKQAVAVAGEQRGAQIAEGVLRQVPLAPTQAKKSPALAVKGKKVIRLRRIGKDFTPLTEAMEREVVAALGKGEPEEIMSSAFNLKVTREDVHTLRNGCWLNDEVINFYMGLVMERSKKAGYPSVHAFSSLFYEKLASGGYRTVRRLTRCVDVFQKDIIFVPINLSLHWALAVIDMRKKTVKYFDSRGQEGGDKICETLLKYLQEESREKRHVKLNVSEWTVHSMEPHEIPQQSNGSDCGVFTCKYADYICRDRPMTFTQIHMPYFRERMVWEILHQELL; encoded by the exons ATGGAAGGAGGAGGAACGCTACGGATTG ttACTTCCGCAGCAGGCCGGCGCGGGGCCTATGTACGAacggctgctgggggccctcggcgtCGTCCTCGCCACCGTTGcccaccgccccgcgccgcccgaaGGCCTCGTCGCCCTCCAAGAGGCCACCCCCGAG ttTTTGACGTCTCCGAGAATGGACAGAAACCTGGAGAAGTTGCCACTGTGGGAAAGTTGCAACGCAAGGCAACGAAACGCCCGAGAGCGTCAGTCAGGGACGATGCTCCGAGCAGAGAGTCTGGGGAAGAG tccATCTTTTCTGAGCCTCCAGCTAAAAGACCAAGATGGTGTATGGAAGAAGGAGGAACGCTACGGATTG ttACTGATGCCTTACGCTCACTGTCCCTTTGTGACAAGACAATTCCGCGTCTGAG CACAAGCCAGAGGGGCAAGCAGGACATCAAACCTGCCTCAGGCAGCGTCTTGACACCGAGGCCACCCATTAAGGAGCGCGCTGCGCCAGAACGCAGCACTTTGGAAGCCAGCAAAATGGGGAGGCTTTTCTGTACTGCTGAAGAG GATGTTCAGCGAGGAGAAAAGGTGAAACATCAAAAGCCTTTGGAACCAGTAAAGGAAGAAGATGCTGGAAGCCGTCCTAATCCAGAGCCGACAAG GGTTGAAGCCTATTCCAAGGAACCTGTGATGACTGACCCggaagaaacaaaaggaggaggagatgtttATCCATATGCAACTCTGAGGACTG gtaTCACATGGGtggatgtttgctgcccagagccatctcaGGGCGATGTTGTGACCAG GGGCTCCCCGCCAGCAGAAGAATGTCTGGAAGAGGACGGAGCGgtgaaacaagctgttgcagttgcaggg gaacagcgtggagctCAGATTGCAGAAGGTGTGTTACGCCAAGTACCTCTGGCACCCACCcaggccaaaaagtcacccgcccttgccgtgaaaggaaagaaagtcatAAGGCTGAGAAGAATAGGAAAAGACTTTACTCcactcacagag gccatggagagagaggtcgttgccgcattaggcaaaggtgagccagaggagatcatgagcagtgccttcaaccTAAAGGTGACTCGTGAGGACGTCCACACCCTAAGGAACGGTTGCTGGCTAAATGATgag gtcattaatttctacatgggtcttgtgaTGGAGAGAAGTAAGAAGGCAGGATATCCATCAGTCCACGCTTTTAgttctttgttttatgaaaaactaGCTTCTGGGGGCTACAGAACAGTAAGAAGACTGACCCGATGCGTGGATGTCTTCCAGAAGGACATCATCTTCGTGCCCATTAACTTGAGCTTGCACTGGGCACTAGCG GTCATAGATATGAGAAAGAAGAccgtcaaatactttgactcccggGGACAAGAAGGAGGGGACAAGATTTGTGAGActttgct caaatacctgcaagaggAGAGCCgtgaaaaaagacacgtgaagctgaatgttTCGGAGTGGActgttcacagcatggagccacaC gaaatccctcagcaatcgaatggaagcgactgcggcgttttcacctgcaaatacgcagattacatctgcagagacagaccgatgacctttacacag atccaCATGCCATATTTCCGCGAGAGGATGGtctgggaaatactccatcaagagctgctgtga
- the LOC141745186 gene encoding uncharacterized protein LOC141745186 isoform X3 — MEGGGTLRIVTSAAGRRGAYVRTAAGGPRRRPRHRCPPPRAARRPRRPPRGHPRVFDVSENGQKPGEVATVGKLQRKATKRPRASVRDDAPSRESGEESIFSEPPAKRPRWCMEEGGTLRIVTDALRSLSLCDKTIPRLSTSQRGKQDIKPASGSVLTPRPPIKERAAPERSTLEASKMGRLFCTAEEDVQRGEKVKHQKPLEPVKEEDAGSRPNPEPTRFRKVEAYSKEPVMTDPEETKGGGDVYPYATLRTGITWVDVCCPEPSQGDVVTRGSPPAEECLEEDGAVKQAVAVAGEQRGAQIAEGVLRQVPLAPTQAKKSPALAVKGKKVIRLRRIGKDFTPLTEVINFYMGLVMERSKKAGYPSVHAFSSLFYEKLASGGYRTVRRLTRCVDVFQKDIIFVPINLSLHWALAVIDMRKKTVKYFDSRGQEGGDKICETLLKYLQEESREKRHVKLNVSEWTVHSMEPHEIPQQSNGSDCGVFTCKYADYICRDRPMTFTQIHMPYFRERMVWEILHQELL; from the exons ATGGAAGGAGGAGGAACGCTACGGATTG ttACTTCCGCAGCAGGCCGGCGCGGGGCCTATGTACGAacggctgctgggggccctcggcgtCGTCCTCGCCACCGTTGcccaccgccccgcgccgcccgaaGGCCTCGTCGCCCTCCAAGAGGCCACCCCCGAG ttTTTGACGTCTCCGAGAATGGACAGAAACCTGGAGAAGTTGCCACTGTGGGAAAGTTGCAACGCAAGGCAACGAAACGCCCGAGAGCGTCAGTCAGGGACGATGCTCCGAGCAGAGAGTCTGGGGAAGAG tccATCTTTTCTGAGCCTCCAGCTAAAAGACCAAGATGGTGTATGGAAGAAGGAGGAACGCTACGGATTG ttACTGATGCCTTACGCTCACTGTCCCTTTGTGACAAGACAATTCCGCGTCTGAG CACAAGCCAGAGGGGCAAGCAGGACATCAAACCTGCCTCAGGCAGCGTCTTGACACCGAGGCCACCCATTAAGGAGCGCGCTGCGCCAGAACGCAGCACTTTGGAAGCCAGCAAAATGGGGAGGCTTTTCTGTACTGCTGAAGAG GATGTTCAGCGAGGAGAAAAGGTGAAACATCAAAAGCCTTTGGAACCAGTAAAGGAAGAAGATGCTGGAAGCCGTCCTAATCCAGAGCCGACAAGGTTCCGCAA GGTTGAAGCCTATTCCAAGGAACCTGTGATGACTGACCCggaagaaacaaaaggaggaggagatgtttATCCATATGCAACTCTGAGGACTG gtaTCACATGGGtggatgtttgctgcccagagccatctcaGGGCGATGTTGTGACCAG GGGCTCCCCGCCAGCAGAAGAATGTCTGGAAGAGGACGGAGCGgtgaaacaagctgttgcagttgcaggg gaacagcgtggagctCAGATTGCAGAAGGTGTGTTACGCCAAGTACCTCTGGCACCCACCcaggccaaaaagtcacccgcccttgccgtgaaaggaaagaaagtcatAAGGCTGAGAAGAATAGGAAAAGACTTTACTCcactcacagag gtcattaatttctacatgggtcttgtgaTGGAGAGAAGTAAGAAGGCAGGATATCCATCAGTCCACGCTTTTAgttctttgttttatgaaaaactaGCTTCTGGGGGCTACAGAACAGTAAGAAGACTGACCCGATGCGTGGATGTCTTCCAGAAGGACATCATCTTCGTGCCCATTAACTTGAGCTTGCACTGGGCACTAGCG GTCATAGATATGAGAAAGAAGAccgtcaaatactttgactcccggGGACAAGAAGGAGGGGACAAGATTTGTGAGActttgct caaatacctgcaagaggAGAGCCgtgaaaaaagacacgtgaagctgaatgttTCGGAGTGGActgttcacagcatggagccacaC gaaatccctcagcaatcgaatggaagcgactgcggcgttttcacctgcaaatacgcagattacatctgcagagacagaccgatgacctttacacag atccaCATGCCATATTTCCGCGAGAGGATGGtctgggaaatactccatcaagagctgctgtga